In Phacochoerus africanus isolate WHEZ1 chromosome 14, ROS_Pafr_v1, whole genome shotgun sequence, one genomic interval encodes:
- the LHX1 gene encoding LIM/homeobox protein Lhx1, translating to MVHCAGCKRPILDRFLLNVLDRAWHVKCVQCCECKCNLTEKCFSREGKLYCKNDFFRCFGTKCAGCAQGISPSDLVRRARSKVFHLNCFTCMMCNKQLSTGEELYIIDENKFVCKEDYLSNSSVAKENSLHSATTGSDPSLSPDSQDPSQDDAKDSESANVSDKEGGSNENDDQNLGAKRRGPRTTIKAKQLETLKAAFAATPKPTRHIREQLAQETGLNMRVIQVWFQNRRSKERRMKQLSALGARRHAFFRSPRRMRPLVDRLEPGELIPNGPFSFYGDYQSEYYGPGGNYDFFPQGPPSSQAQTPVDLPFVPSSGPSGTPLGGLEHPLPGHHPSSEAQRFTDILAHPPGDSPSPEPSLPGPLHSMSAEVFGPSPPFSSLSVNGGASYGNHLSHPPEMNEAAVW from the exons ATGGTGCACTGTGCCGGCTGCAAAAGGCCCATCCTGGACCGCTTCCTCTTGAACGTGCTGGACAGGGCCTGGCACGTCAAGTGCGTCCAGTGCTGTGAATGTAAATGCAACCTGACAGAGAAGTGCTTCTCCCGGGAAGGCAAGCTCTACTGCAAGAACGACTTCTTCCG GTGTTTCGGTACCAAATGCGCTGGCTGCGCGCAGGGCATCTCCCCCAGCGACCTGGTGCGGAGAGCGCGAAGCAAAGTGTTTCACCTGAACTGCTTCACCTGCATGATGTGCAACAAGCAGCTCTCCACCGGCGAGGAGCTTTATATCATCGATGAAAACAAGTTCGTCTGCAAAGAGGATTACCTAAGCAACAGCAGCGTCGCCAAAGAGAATAGCCTCCACTCGG CCACCACGGGCAGTGACCCCAGTTTGTCTCCGGACTCCCAAGACCCGTCGCAGGACGACGCCAAGGACTCAGAGAGCGCCAACGTGTCGGACAAGGAAGGCGGCAGCAATGAGAACGACGACCAGAACCTGGGGGCCAAGCGGAGGGGGCCGCGCACCACCATCAAAGCCAAGCAGCTGGAGACGTTGAAGGCCGCCTTCGCCGCTACACCCAAGCCCACGCGCCACATCCGGGAGCAGCTGGCTCAAGAGACCGGCCTCAATATGCGTGTCATCCAG GTGTGGTTCCAGAACCGACGCTCCAAGGAAAGGAGGATGAAACAGCTGAGCGCCCTGGGCGCCCGACGCCACGCCTTCTTCCGCAGTCCGCGCCGGATGCGGCCGCTCGTGGATCGCCTGGAGCCGGGCGAGCTCATCCCCAACGGGCCCTTCTCCTTCTACGGAG ATTACCAGAGCGAGTATTACGGGCCCGGAGGCAACTACGACTTCTTCCCGCAAGGTCCCCCGTCCTCGCAGGCTCAGACCCCAGTGGACCTGCCCTTTGTGCCGTCATCCGGGCCTTCCGGGACACCCCTGGGTGGCCTGGAGCACCCGCTGCCCGGCCACCACCCGTCGAGCGAGGCGCAGCGGTTCACCGACATCCTGGCGCATCCTCCCGGGGACTCGCCCAGCCCGGAGCCCAGCCTGCCCGGGCCTCTGCACTCAATGTCCGCCGAGGTCTTCGGACCCAGCCCGCCCTTCTCGTCGCTGTCGGTCAACGGCGGGGCGAGCTACGGGAACCACCTGTCTCACCCCCCCGAAATGAACGAGGCGGCCGTGTGGTAG